One stretch of Pseudomonas fluorescens Q2-87 DNA includes these proteins:
- a CDS encoding ABC transporter substrate-binding protein: protein MKKLVLLGALALSVLSLPTFADEKPLKIGIEAAYPPFASKAPDGNIVGFDYDIGNALCEEMKVKCVWVEQEFDGLIPALKVRKIDAILSSMSITEDRKKSVDFTNKYYNTPARLVMKAGTQVSDGLTELKGKNIGVQRGSIHERFAREVLAPLGAEIKPYGSQNEIYLDVSAGRLDGTVADATLLNDGFLKTDAGKGFAFVGPAFTDVNYFGDGVGIAVRKGDALKDKISAAIAAIRENGKYKQIQDKYFDFDIYGK from the coding sequence ATGAAGAAACTTGTGCTGCTTGGCGCCCTGGCACTGTCCGTGCTGTCGCTGCCGACCTTCGCCGATGAAAAGCCTCTGAAAATCGGTATCGAAGCGGCTTACCCTCCGTTTGCCTCGAAAGCCCCGGATGGCAACATCGTCGGTTTCGACTACGACATCGGCAATGCGCTGTGCGAAGAGATGAAGGTCAAGTGCGTGTGGGTCGAGCAGGAATTCGACGGTCTGATCCCGGCGCTCAAGGTCCGCAAGATCGACGCGATCCTTTCGTCCATGTCCATCACCGAAGACCGCAAGAAGTCCGTTGATTTCACCAACAAGTACTACAACACCCCGGCTCGCCTGGTGATGAAGGCCGGCACCCAGGTCAGCGACGGCCTGACCGAGCTCAAGGGCAAGAACATTGGCGTGCAGCGCGGTTCGATCCACGAGCGTTTCGCCCGTGAAGTCCTGGCCCCGCTGGGCGCCGAGATCAAGCCGTACGGTTCGCAGAACGAGATCTACCTCGATGTTTCCGCAGGTCGTCTCGACGGCACGGTGGCAGACGCTACGCTGCTGAATGACGGCTTCCTGAAGACAGACGCCGGCAAAGGCTTCGCGTTCGTTGGCCCGGCCTTCACCGACGTCAACTATTTCGGCGACGGCGTGGGCATCGCGGTGCGCAAGGGTGACGCGCTGAAAGACAAGATCAGCGCTGCCATCGCAGCCATCCGCGAGAACGGCAAGTACAAGCAAATCCAGGACAAGTACTTCGACTTCGACATTTACGGCAAGTAA
- a CDS encoding ABC transporter permease, protein MLKGYGAVILDGAWLTLQLALSSMALAIVLGLIGVALRLSPVRWLAWLGDLYSTVIRGIPDLVLILLIFYGGQDLLNRVAPMLGYDDYIDLNPLAAGIGTLGFIFGAYLSETFRGAFMAIPKGQAEAGMAYGMNGFQVFFRVLVPQMIRLAIPGFTNNWLVLTKATALISVVGLQDMMFKAKQAADATREPFTFFLAVAAMYLVITSVSLLALRHLEKRYSVGVRAADL, encoded by the coding sequence ATGTTGAAAGGCTACGGGGCTGTCATCCTCGATGGCGCATGGTTGACGCTTCAGCTCGCCTTGTCGTCCATGGCCCTGGCCATTGTCCTGGGGCTGATCGGCGTTGCATTGCGCCTGTCGCCGGTACGCTGGCTGGCGTGGCTGGGCGACCTGTATTCCACGGTCATTCGCGGCATTCCCGACCTGGTGCTGATCCTGCTGATTTTCTACGGCGGCCAGGACTTGCTCAACCGCGTCGCGCCGATGCTCGGTTATGACGACTACATCGACCTGAACCCGTTGGCGGCCGGTATTGGCACCTTGGGTTTCATCTTCGGTGCGTACCTGTCGGAAACCTTTCGCGGTGCGTTCATGGCGATCCCCAAAGGGCAGGCCGAGGCGGGCATGGCGTACGGTATGAACGGCTTCCAGGTGTTTTTCCGGGTGCTGGTGCCGCAGATGATTCGCCTGGCGATTCCGGGCTTCACCAACAACTGGCTGGTATTGACCAAGGCCACCGCGCTGATTTCGGTGGTGGGTCTGCAAGACATGATGTTCAAGGCCAAGCAGGCGGCAGACGCCACTCGCGAGCCTTTTACCTTCTTCCTGGCAGTGGCGGCGATGTACCTGGTGATCACCAGCGTCTCGTTGCTGGCATTGCGTCACCTTGAGAAGCGCTACTCGGTAGGCGTAAGGGCGGCTGATCTATGA
- a CDS encoding ABC transporter permease: MIFDYNVIFDALPLYFSGLVTTLKLLALSLFFGLLAALPLGLMRVSKQPIVNMTAWLYTYVIRGTPMLVQLFLIYYGLAQFAIVRESFLWPWLSSATFCACLAFAINTSAYTAEIIAGSLRATPNGEIEAAKAMGMSRYKLYRRILLPSALRRALPQYSNEVIMMLQTTSLASIVTLIDITGAARTVNAQYYLPFEAYITAGVFYLCLTFILVRLFKLAERRWLGYLAPRKH, translated from the coding sequence ATGATCTTCGACTACAACGTCATCTTCGATGCCTTGCCGCTGTACTTCAGTGGCCTTGTGACCACCCTGAAGCTGCTGGCACTGTCGCTGTTCTTCGGTCTGCTGGCGGCGCTGCCCCTGGGTTTGATGCGCGTGTCCAAGCAGCCAATCGTCAACATGACGGCCTGGCTCTACACCTATGTGATTCGCGGCACGCCGATGCTGGTGCAGCTGTTCCTGATCTACTACGGGCTGGCGCAGTTTGCGATTGTGCGCGAGAGCTTCCTCTGGCCATGGCTGTCCAGCGCGACCTTCTGCGCATGCCTGGCGTTCGCCATCAACACCAGCGCCTACACCGCCGAAATCATTGCCGGCAGCCTGCGGGCCACGCCCAACGGTGAAATCGAGGCGGCCAAGGCCATGGGCATGTCGCGCTACAAGCTGTATCGCCGGATCCTGTTGCCATCGGCCCTGCGCCGCGCGCTGCCGCAATACAGCAACGAAGTCATCATGATGTTGCAGACCACCAGTCTGGCGTCCATCGTGACCCTGATCGACATCACCGGTGCCGCGCGCACGGTGAATGCGCAGTATTACTTGCCGTTCGAGGCCTACATCACGGCCGGCGTCTTCTACCTGTGCCTGACCTTCATCCTGGTGCGCCTGTTCAAATTGGCCGAGCGCCGCTGGCTGGGTTACCTGGCTCCGCGCAAGCACTGA
- a CDS encoding ABC transporter ATP-binding protein codes for MYKLEVQDLHKRYGSHEVLKGVSLKAAAGDVISIIGSSGSGKSTFLRCINLLEQPHAGKILLNNEELKLVANKDGALKAADPKQLQRMRSRLSMVFQHFNLWSHMTALENIMEAPVHVLGVSKAEAREKAEHYLNKVGVAHRKDAYPGHMSGGEQQRVAIARALAMEPEVMLFDEPTSALDPELVGDVLKVMQALALEGRTMVVVTHEMGFAREVSNQLVFLHKGVVEESGNPREVLVNPQSERLQQFLSGSLK; via the coding sequence ATGTACAAGCTCGAAGTCCAAGACCTGCATAAACGCTATGGCAGTCACGAAGTGCTCAAGGGCGTGTCCCTGAAAGCCGCCGCTGGCGATGTGATCAGCATCATCGGCTCCAGTGGTTCCGGCAAAAGTACCTTCCTGCGTTGCATCAATCTGCTCGAGCAGCCCCATGCCGGCAAGATTTTGCTCAACAACGAAGAGCTCAAGCTGGTGGCCAACAAGGATGGCGCGTTGAAGGCTGCGGACCCCAAGCAACTGCAGCGCATGCGTTCGCGGCTGTCGATGGTGTTCCAGCATTTCAACCTGTGGTCCCACATGACCGCGCTGGAAAACATCATGGAAGCGCCGGTGCATGTGCTGGGCGTTTCCAAGGCCGAGGCTCGCGAGAAGGCCGAGCATTACCTGAACAAGGTGGGCGTGGCGCATCGCAAGGATGCCTACCCGGGCCACATGTCCGGCGGCGAACAACAGCGCGTGGCGATTGCCCGTGCCCTGGCGATGGAGCCCGAGGTGATGCTGTTCGATGAGCCGACCTCGGCCCTCGACCCTGAATTGGTGGGCGATGTGCTCAAGGTGATGCAGGCCCTGGCCCTGGAAGGCCGGACCATGGTGGTGGTGACGCACGAGATGGGCTTTGCCCGTGAAGTGTCGAACCAGCTGGTGTTCCTGCACAAGGGCGTCGTCGAGGAAAGCGGCAACCCGCGCGAAGTGCTGGTCAATCCGCAATCGGAGCGCCTGCAGCAATTTCTTTCGGGCAGCCTCAAGTAA
- a CDS encoding GlxA family transcriptional regulator — MTAHRIGFLIWPSTKALTLALAEEALRVAQRVHPDVIYELSFLQAEPAAEGPWQLPGEPWAGKLEGLQKLFLLADEPPTTLASPLSSALKQLVRAGCVIGGLSAGVYPLAQLGLLDGYRAAVHWRWQDDFSERFPKVIATSHLFDWDRDRLSACGGMSVLDLLLAVLARDHGAELAGAVSEELVVERIREGGERQRIPLQNRLGSSHPKLTQAVLLMEANIEEPLTTDEIAQHVCVSRRQLERIFKQYLNRVPSQYYLELRLNKARQMLMQTSKSIIQIGLSCGFSSGPHFSSAYRNFFGATPREDRNQRRSSSPFELSSVPSERG; from the coding sequence ATGACTGCCCATCGAATAGGTTTCCTGATTTGGCCCAGCACTAAAGCCTTGACGCTGGCGCTGGCTGAGGAGGCCTTGCGCGTTGCTCAGCGGGTGCATCCGGATGTGATCTACGAATTGTCGTTCCTGCAGGCCGAGCCGGCAGCCGAGGGGCCGTGGCAATTGCCGGGCGAACCCTGGGCCGGCAAGCTTGAAGGCTTGCAGAAGCTTTTCCTGCTGGCCGACGAACCGCCGACCACCCTGGCGTCGCCCTTGAGCAGCGCCCTCAAGCAGTTGGTGCGGGCCGGTTGTGTGATCGGTGGCTTGTCCGCCGGTGTGTATCCCCTGGCCCAGTTGGGGTTGCTCGACGGTTACCGCGCGGCTGTGCACTGGCGCTGGCAGGACGATTTCTCTGAACGCTTTCCCAAGGTTATCGCCACCAGTCATTTGTTCGATTGGGACCGCGATCGCCTGAGCGCCTGCGGCGGCATGTCAGTGCTCGACCTGTTGCTGGCGGTGCTGGCCCGGGATCATGGCGCGGAGCTGGCCGGTGCGGTGTCGGAAGAGTTGGTGGTCGAGCGTATCCGCGAAGGCGGCGAGCGCCAGCGCATCCCGTTGCAGAATCGCCTCGGCTCCAGCCATCCGAAGCTCACCCAGGCGGTGCTGCTGATGGAGGCCAACATCGAGGAGCCGCTGACCACCGACGAAATCGCCCAGCATGTGTGCGTGTCCCGTCGACAGCTGGAGCGGATCTTCAAGCAATACCTCAATCGCGTACCGAGCCAGTACTACCTGGAGCTGCGCCTGAACAAGGCCCGCCAGATGCTGATGCAGACCAGCAAGTCCATCATCCAGATCGGCCTGTCCTGCGGTTTCTCCTCGGGGCCGCATTTTTCCAGCGCCTACCGCAACTTCTTTGGCGCCACGCCACGGGAAGATCGCAACCAGCGGCGCAGCAGCAGCCCGTTCGAATTGTCCTCGGTGCCGTCCGAGCGCGGCTAG
- a CDS encoding aspartate aminotransferase family protein, whose translation MSVEQAAVQRADFDQVMVPNYAPAAFIPVRGAGSRVWDQSGRELIDFAGGIAVNVLGHAHPALVGALTEQANKLWHVSNVFTNEPALRLAHKLVNATFAERAFFCNSGAEANEAAFKLARRVAFDRFGSEKYEIIAALNSFHGRTLFTVNVGGQSKYSDGFGPKITGITHVPYNDLAALKAAISDKTCAVVLEPIQGEGGVLPAEQAYLQGARDLCDAHDALLVFDEVQTGMGRSGHLFAYMHYGVVPDILTSAKSLGGGFPIAAMLTTEALAKHLVVGTHGTTYGGNPLACAVAEAVIDVINTPEVLAGVKTKHAKFKARLEQIGAKYGLFTQVRGLGLLIGCVLNDAWKGKAKDIFNAAEQEGLMILQAGPDVIRFAPSLVVEDADIDAGLDRFERAAAKLTQA comes from the coding sequence ATGTCCGTTGAGCAAGCCGCGGTACAACGCGCCGATTTCGACCAGGTGATGGTTCCCAACTATGCACCTGCTGCCTTTATTCCTGTGCGTGGTGCCGGTTCCCGCGTGTGGGACCAGTCCGGTCGCGAGTTGATCGACTTCGCTGGCGGTATCGCAGTCAATGTACTGGGCCATGCCCACCCGGCGCTGGTCGGTGCATTGACCGAGCAGGCCAACAAGCTGTGGCACGTGTCCAACGTGTTCACCAACGAGCCGGCCCTGCGCCTGGCCCATAAGTTGGTCAACGCGACATTTGCCGAACGTGCGTTCTTCTGCAACTCCGGCGCGGAAGCCAACGAGGCCGCCTTCAAGCTGGCCCGTCGTGTCGCGTTCGATCGGTTCGGCAGCGAAAAATACGAAATCATCGCCGCGCTCAACAGTTTCCACGGTCGTACCTTGTTTACCGTCAACGTCGGTGGGCAATCGAAGTACTCCGACGGCTTCGGTCCTAAAATCACCGGCATCACCCACGTTCCTTACAACGACCTGGCTGCACTGAAAGCGGCTATTTCGGACAAGACCTGCGCCGTGGTGCTGGAGCCGATTCAGGGCGAGGGCGGTGTGCTGCCGGCGGAACAGGCTTACCTGCAAGGTGCTCGCGACCTGTGCGATGCCCACGATGCGCTGCTGGTGTTCGACGAAGTGCAGACCGGCATGGGCCGCAGTGGCCACTTGTTCGCCTATATGCATTACGGCGTGGTCCCGGACATTCTCACCAGCGCCAAGAGCCTGGGCGGGGGGTTCCCGATTGCCGCGATGCTCACCACCGAAGCGTTGGCCAAGCACCTGGTGGTCGGCACCCATGGCACCACGTACGGCGGCAACCCGCTGGCCTGCGCGGTCGCTGAAGCGGTGATCGATGTCATCAATACGCCCGAAGTGCTGGCCGGCGTCAAAACCAAGCATGCCAAGTTCAAGGCACGCCTGGAGCAGATCGGCGCGAAGTACGGCCTGTTTACCCAGGTGCGCGGTTTGGGCCTGTTGATCGGCTGCGTGTTGAACGACGCTTGGAAAGGCAAGGCCAAGGACATCTTCAACGCCGCCGAACAGGAAGGCCTGATGATCCTGCAAGCCGGCCCGGACGTGATTCGCTTCGCGCCGAGCCTGGTGGTGGAAGACGCCGACATCGATGCCGGCCTGGATCGTTTCGAGCGGGCCGCGGCGAAGCTGACCCAGGCCTGA
- the aruF gene encoding arginine/ornithine succinyltransferase subunit alpha: protein MLVMRPAQMADLGEVQRLAADSPIGVTSLPDDVERLSDKIAASEASFAAEVSFNGEESYFFVLEDTATGKLAGCSAIVASAGYSEPFYSFRNETFVHASRELKIHNKIHVLSQCHDLTGNSLLTSFYVVPELVGSPWSELNSRGRLLFVASHPERFADSVVTEIVGYSDENGDSPFWDAIGRNFFDLNYAAAERLCGLKSRTFLAELMPHYPIYVPLLPDAAQEAMGQVHPRAQITFDILMREGFETDHYIDIFDGGPTLHARVSGIRSIAQSRVVPVKIGEPVKGAGRQYLVANAQLQDYRAVLLELDYAPGKPVTLDMEAAEALGVGEGASVRLVAV from the coding sequence ATGCTGGTGATGCGCCCCGCGCAAATGGCTGATCTGGGCGAGGTACAGCGTCTGGCTGCGGACAGTCCGATCGGTGTCACTTCCTTGCCGGATGACGTGGAACGCCTGAGCGACAAGATCGCCGCGAGCGAAGCCTCGTTTGCCGCTGAAGTCAGCTTTAACGGTGAAGAGAGCTATTTCTTCGTCCTTGAAGACACCGCGACCGGCAAGCTGGCGGGCTGTTCGGCCATCGTCGCGTCGGCCGGTTATTCCGAGCCGTTCTACAGCTTTCGCAACGAGACCTTCGTGCACGCCTCCCGCGAGCTGAAGATCCACAACAAGATCCACGTGCTCTCCCAGTGCCATGACCTGACCGGTAACAGCCTGTTGACCAGTTTCTATGTTGTGCCGGAGCTGGTGGGTTCGCCGTGGTCGGAACTCAATTCCCGTGGTCGCCTGCTGTTCGTCGCCAGCCATCCGGAGCGGTTTGCCGATTCGGTGGTAACCGAGATCGTCGGCTATAGCGATGAAAATGGCGACTCGCCGTTCTGGGACGCCATCGGTCGTAACTTCTTCGACCTCAACTACGCCGCCGCCGAGCGCCTGTGCGGGCTGAAAAGCCGTACCTTCCTCGCCGAGCTGATGCCGCATTACCCGATCTACGTGCCGCTGTTGCCGGACGCCGCCCAGGAAGCCATGGGCCAGGTCCACCCGCGTGCGCAGATCACCTTCGACATCCTGATGCGCGAAGGTTTCGAGACCGATCATTACATCGACATTTTCGACGGTGGCCCGACCTTGCATGCCCGTGTCTCGGGGATCCGCTCGATTGCCCAGAGCCGCGTGGTACCGGTGAAGATCGGCGAACCGGTCAAGGGCGCCGGCCGGCAATACCTGGTGGCCAATGCCCAGCTGCAGGACTACCGCGCCGTGTTGCTTGAGCTTGATTACGCGCCGGGCAAGCCTGTAACGCTGGACATGGAAGCGGCCGAAGCCCTGGGTGTTGGCGAGGGTGCCAGCGTGCGCCTGGTGGCGGTTTAA
- the astA gene encoding arginine N-succinyltransferase gives MIVRPVRSSDLPALIALARSTGTGLTTLPANEERLAHRVGWAEKTFRGEAGRGDADYLFVLEDDDGRVVGISAIAGAVGLREPWYNFRVGLTVSASQELNIYREIPTLFLANDLTGNSELCSLFLHADYRNGLNGRMLAKARLLFIAEFPQLFGNKIIAEMRGMSDDNGRSPFWESLGRHFFKMEFSQADYLTGVGNKAFIAELMPKFPLYTCFLSEDARAVIGQVHPDTEPALSMLKSEGFSYQGYVDIFDAGPAVECETAKIRAVRDSQALVLAIGTPGDDATPFLIHNRKREDCRITAAPARFAAGTLVVDPLTAKRLQLNAGDQVRAVALSAARESK, from the coding sequence ATGATCGTTCGTCCCGTACGCAGCAGCGATTTACCCGCTCTGATTGCCCTGGCCCGCAGCACCGGCACCGGCCTGACCACCTTGCCGGCCAACGAAGAGCGCCTGGCCCATCGGGTCGGCTGGGCCGAGAAGACCTTTCGCGGCGAAGCCGGGCGCGGCGATGCGGACTACCTGTTCGTGCTTGAGGACGACGACGGTCGGGTGGTGGGCATTTCCGCCATCGCCGGTGCCGTGGGCCTGCGTGAGCCCTGGTACAACTTCCGGGTCGGCCTGACGGTCAGCGCCTCCCAGGAACTGAACATCTACCGGGAAATCCCGACCTTGTTCCTGGCCAACGACCTGACGGGCAATTCCGAGTTGTGCTCGCTGTTCCTGCACGCCGATTACCGCAACGGCCTCAATGGCAGGATGCTGGCCAAGGCGCGGCTGTTGTTCATCGCCGAATTCCCGCAATTGTTCGGCAACAAGATCATCGCCGAGATGCGCGGCATGTCCGACGACAACGGCCGCTCACCGTTCTGGGAGAGCCTGGGCCGGCATTTCTTCAAGATGGAATTCAGCCAGGCCGATTACCTGACGGGCGTGGGCAACAAGGCGTTCATCGCCGAATTGATGCCCAAATTCCCGCTGTACACCTGCTTCCTTTCCGAGGACGCGCGGGCGGTGATCGGTCAGGTTCATCCCGATACCGAACCGGCGCTGTCAATGCTCAAGAGCGAAGGCTTCAGCTACCAGGGTTACGTCGACATCTTCGATGCCGGCCCCGCCGTAGAGTGCGAAACCGCCAAGATCCGTGCGGTTCGCGACAGCCAGGCGCTGGTGCTGGCCATCGGCACGCCGGGCGACGATGCCACGCCATTCCTCATCCATAACCGCAAGCGCGAGGACTGCCGTATCACCGCTGCGCCGGCGCGCTTTGCCGCAGGCACTCTGGTGGTCGATCCGCTGACCGCCAAACGTCTTCAACTCAACGCTGGCGATCAGGTACGTGCCGTCGCGTTGTCTGCTGCTCGGGAGTCGAAATAA
- the astD gene encoding succinylglutamate-semialdehyde dehydrogenase: MMKSLYIAGTWLEGQGDVFESLNPVTQQVLWTGKGATAAQVESAIQAARQAFPDWARRTLDERIQVLEAFAAALKKRADELARCIGEETGKPLWEAATEVTSMVNKVAISVQSYRERTGEKSGPLGDATAVLRHKPHGVVAVFGPYNFPGHLPNGHIVPALLAGNSVLFKPSELTPKVAELTVQCWVEAGLPAGVLNLLQGARETGIALAANPGIDGLFFTGSSRTGNLLHQQFSGRPDKILALEMGGNNPLVVDEVADVDAAVYTIIQSAFISAGQRCTCARRLLVPQGAWGDALLARLVAVSSTIDVGAFDQQPAPFMGSVVSLGAAKALMDAQNHLLGKGAVPLLAMTQPQPQAALLTPGILDVTAVTERPDEELFGPLLQVIRYADFPAAIAEANNTQYGLAAGLLSDSQARYEEFWLQSRAGIVNWNKQLTGAASSAPFGGIGASGNHRASAYYAADYCAYPVASLETPKLVMPTALTPGIKMV; this comes from the coding sequence ATAATGAAGTCGCTGTATATCGCAGGTACTTGGCTCGAAGGCCAGGGCGACGTCTTTGAATCGTTGAATCCAGTGACTCAGCAAGTGCTGTGGACCGGCAAGGGCGCCACGGCGGCGCAAGTTGAGTCGGCGATACAAGCAGCACGCCAGGCCTTCCCGGACTGGGCCCGGCGTACGCTGGACGAACGCATCCAGGTGCTGGAAGCGTTTGCCGCCGCCCTGAAGAAGCGCGCGGATGAACTGGCCCGTTGCATCGGTGAAGAAACCGGCAAACCGCTGTGGGAAGCCGCCACCGAAGTCACCAGCATGGTCAACAAAGTCGCCATTTCGGTGCAGAGCTACCGCGAGCGGACCGGTGAGAAGAGCGGCCCCCTGGGCGACGCCACCGCCGTGCTGCGCCACAAACCTCACGGTGTGGTGGCAGTGTTCGGCCCTTACAACTTTCCCGGCCACCTGCCTAACGGCCACATCGTCCCGGCGTTGCTGGCCGGTAACAGCGTGCTGTTCAAGCCAAGCGAGCTGACGCCAAAAGTCGCCGAGCTGACGGTTCAATGCTGGGTCGAGGCCGGTCTGCCGGCAGGCGTGCTGAACCTGCTGCAAGGCGCCCGGGAAACCGGTATCGCCCTGGCGGCCAACCCGGGCATCGACGGGCTGTTTTTCACCGGTTCCAGCCGCACCGGCAATCTCTTGCATCAACAGTTTTCCGGGCGTCCGGACAAGATCCTGGCGCTGGAAATGGGCGGCAACAACCCACTGGTAGTGGATGAAGTGGCGGACGTCGATGCGGCGGTCTACACCATTATCCAGTCTGCGTTCATTTCGGCTGGCCAGCGCTGCACTTGTGCGCGCCGCTTGCTGGTTCCGCAAGGGGCATGGGGCGATGCTCTGCTGGCACGCCTGGTGGCGGTCAGCTCGACCATAGACGTGGGGGCTTTTGACCAACAGCCTGCACCGTTCATGGGTTCGGTGGTTTCCCTGGGCGCGGCGAAGGCGCTGATGGATGCGCAAAACCATTTGCTGGGCAAAGGCGCCGTGCCGCTGCTGGCCATGACCCAACCCCAGCCCCAGGCTGCGTTGCTGACGCCGGGCATCCTGGACGTGACGGCAGTGACCGAGCGGCCTGATGAAGAGCTGTTCGGACCGTTGCTGCAGGTGATTCGCTATGCGGATTTCCCCGCGGCAATCGCCGAGGCCAACAATACTCAGTATGGCTTGGCTGCCGGGTTGCTCTCGGACTCGCAGGCGCGCTACGAAGAGTTCTGGCTGCAAAGCCGGGCCGGTATCGTCAACTGGAACAAGCAGCTGACCGGTGCCGCGAGCAGCGCGCCGTTTGGCGGCATCGGCGCCTCGGGCAACCATCGCGCCAGCGCTTATTACGCGGCGGATTATTGCGCGTATCCGGTGGCTTCCCTGGAGACGCCGAAGCTTGTCATGCCGACTGCCCTGACCCCCGGCATAAAAATGGTGTAG
- the astB gene encoding N-succinylarginine dihydrolase, with amino-acid sequence MKSYEVNFDGLVGPTHNYGGLSFGNVASQSNSQQSSNPKEAALQGLAKMKALMDMGFQQGVLAPQERPDVAALRRLGFAGSDAQVIQQAAKEAMPLLVASCSASSMWVANAATVSPSADTADGRVHFTAANLNCKYHRSIEHPTTSRVLGAMFANQQHFAHHAALPAVAQFGDEGAANHTRFCRAYGEAGVEFFVFGRSAFDPRYPAPQKYPARQTLEASQAVARLHGLSEDGVVYAQQNPSVIDQGVFHNDVIAVGNGEVLFYHEDAFLETDKMLAELSSKLAKVGGKFQSVCVPRSAVTVDDAVRSYLFNSQLLSRPDGSMLLIVPEECRSNERVWQYLQGLTGAGGVIREVKVFDLKQSMQNGGGPACLRLRVALNETELAAVNPGVIMTAPLYDSLTQWVERHYRDRMTENDLADPQLLLECRAALDELTQILKLGAVYPFQIN; translated from the coding sequence ATGAAATCCTATGAAGTCAACTTTGACGGTCTAGTGGGGCCGACCCATAACTACGGCGGACTCTCGTTCGGCAACGTCGCGTCCCAGAGCAACAGCCAGCAGTCCTCGAACCCCAAGGAAGCAGCGTTGCAGGGCTTGGCGAAAATGAAAGCGCTGATGGACATGGGCTTCCAGCAAGGCGTGCTGGCGCCGCAAGAGCGTCCGGACGTGGCGGCCCTGCGCCGGTTGGGTTTTGCCGGCAGCGATGCGCAGGTCATCCAGCAGGCGGCAAAAGAAGCGATGCCGTTGTTGGTTGCCAGTTGCTCGGCCTCCAGCATGTGGGTGGCCAACGCTGCCACGGTCAGCCCGAGCGCCGACACTGCTGACGGACGCGTGCATTTCACCGCCGCCAACCTGAACTGCAAATACCACCGCAGCATCGAGCATCCAACCACCAGTCGCGTCCTGGGGGCGATGTTTGCCAATCAGCAGCATTTTGCCCATCACGCCGCGTTGCCGGCGGTGGCTCAATTCGGCGACGAAGGCGCAGCCAACCACACCCGTTTCTGCCGCGCCTACGGCGAGGCCGGTGTCGAATTCTTTGTGTTCGGTCGTAGTGCCTTTGATCCCCGTTACCCTGCGCCACAGAAGTACCCGGCGCGCCAGACGCTCGAAGCGTCCCAAGCTGTCGCCCGCCTGCATGGCCTGAGCGAGGACGGCGTGGTCTACGCCCAGCAGAACCCGTCGGTGATCGACCAGGGCGTGTTCCACAATGACGTGATCGCGGTGGGCAACGGTGAAGTGCTGTTCTATCACGAGGACGCGTTTCTGGAGACCGACAAGATGCTGGCCGAGCTGAGCAGCAAGCTCGCCAAGGTCGGTGGCAAATTCCAGTCGGTGTGTGTGCCGCGTTCGGCGGTCACGGTGGATGATGCGGTGCGTTCCTACCTGTTCAACAGCCAATTGCTGTCGCGTCCAGACGGCTCGATGCTATTGATCGTGCCGGAAGAGTGCCGCAGCAACGAACGTGTCTGGCAATATCTGCAAGGCCTGACGGGCGCCGGCGGGGTGATTCGCGAAGTGAAGGTCTTCGACCTCAAGCAAAGCATGCAGAACGGTGGTGGCCCGGCCTGCCTGCGGTTGCGCGTGGCCCTCAATGAAACCGAGCTGGCGGCGGTCAACCCAGGGGTTATCATGACCGCGCCGTTGTACGATTCGCTGACCCAATGGGTCGAGCGGCACTACCGCGACCGCATGACCGAAAATGATCTGGCGGACCCGCAGTTGCTGCTTGAATGCCGTGCGGCACTGGATGAACTGACACAAATCCTTAAACTTGGCGCGGTTTATCCTTTCCAGATCAATTGA